From a region of the Pelagicoccus enzymogenes genome:
- a CDS encoding S8 family peptidase yields MAGERYPHIQLNENFQTPLAYTRPPRPFNSPPGPTRDRQSHGQRLKQKFEEAWAASSGENTVTHRIPEGVYLEFVSDPNTELVFKRLEDMRSKKVRVVNVREKENSEGQKTTLATVYISNDKRGYIAEKLDDYIARDQTPGVPKNKELVNSIADIKKALLESFWTDSAPLPGNAPEHVEVWLNSDSEDTLIRFVEACGEFEITVTAGSIVFPDRRVLVIEASRQQLETLYQNSPHIAEFRKAKESAAFFLQLEPEEQADWAQSLRERLRVGENRDIAICILDTGVNNGHTLLEPLLSREDQHAAEIDWGGHDHDGHGTLMAGLAAYGDLKSALETQGEVEVLHVLESGKILPPFGRSEYRLYGDITDRAISRAAEAAPFRKRILCMAVTADDHRDRGRPSSWSGYVDKSASGASDDLKKLFVISAGNTPWDSNPNAYPNQQTLESIQDPAQAWNAVTVGAYTNLVDIDADRYPEYRPLAPQGGLSPHSSSSTVWDSKWPLKPDIVLEGGNLAVSSETVTQDCINFDLLTTYYKPNEGTFDTINATSAACAQASWMAAQIQSRYREYWPETIRALLIHSSEWTDTMKRQFLTDVEHPSKGQIASLVRVCGWGVPSLERALYSASNSLTLVSESTLQPYQRDSSGYAYKTKDWHKHKLPWPTEALLNLPPETNVSMRVTLSYFIEPGPGEVGWKDRYKYPSHGLRFGIKKPGESESNFEARVSAATERDDDVDTSGASEYWTLGSDNRHKGSIHSDIWKGSAAELASSNVLAVYPVRGWWAERTWLRQGERECRYSLVVSISTPREDVDLYVPVSTQIGVSTPVEITV; encoded by the coding sequence ATGGCCGGAGAACGTTACCCACACATCCAACTCAACGAGAATTTCCAAACTCCTTTAGCTTACACACGGCCTCCTAGGCCCTTTAACTCTCCACCTGGACCGACTCGCGATCGACAAAGTCACGGTCAAAGGCTAAAGCAAAAATTTGAGGAAGCATGGGCCGCTTCCAGTGGAGAAAACACTGTAACCCACAGGATACCGGAAGGTGTTTACTTGGAGTTTGTCAGCGACCCGAACACTGAATTAGTATTCAAACGCTTAGAAGACATGCGTTCCAAAAAAGTGCGTGTCGTCAATGTAAGAGAAAAAGAAAACTCGGAAGGCCAGAAAACCACCCTCGCTACAGTTTATATTTCTAATGATAAACGCGGATATATCGCAGAAAAACTGGACGATTACATTGCCAGAGACCAGACGCCAGGCGTCCCAAAGAATAAAGAGCTGGTAAACAGTATTGCAGACATAAAGAAGGCACTACTCGAATCTTTCTGGACTGACTCCGCTCCCCTACCTGGAAACGCCCCGGAGCACGTTGAGGTTTGGCTAAACAGCGATAGCGAGGATACCCTAATTCGTTTCGTTGAAGCCTGTGGAGAATTTGAGATTACTGTTACTGCAGGTTCAATTGTATTTCCGGACCGAAGAGTTTTGGTGATCGAAGCCAGCAGACAACAGTTGGAAACACTGTATCAAAATTCTCCGCACATAGCTGAGTTTCGAAAAGCCAAGGAATCTGCAGCTTTCTTTCTTCAGCTCGAGCCCGAAGAGCAAGCTGATTGGGCTCAGAGTTTGAGAGAAAGGCTAAGGGTCGGCGAAAATCGAGACATTGCGATCTGCATATTAGACACAGGAGTCAACAACGGACACACTCTGCTGGAACCGTTGCTCTCACGCGAAGATCAACACGCAGCCGAAATTGATTGGGGAGGACATGACCACGACGGGCACGGAACGCTTATGGCTGGTCTAGCTGCTTATGGCGATTTGAAGTCTGCCCTCGAGACCCAGGGGGAAGTCGAGGTTCTCCATGTCCTAGAGTCGGGTAAAATACTACCGCCCTTCGGACGTTCAGAGTATCGACTTTACGGAGACATCACCGACAGAGCTATCAGTCGAGCGGCCGAAGCAGCTCCTTTTCGTAAACGTATTCTCTGCATGGCCGTAACCGCCGACGACCATCGGGACAGAGGCAGACCCAGCTCATGGTCTGGTTATGTTGACAAGTCTGCATCTGGGGCGTCGGACGACCTAAAGAAACTATTCGTCATCAGTGCGGGAAACACCCCTTGGGATAGCAATCCAAACGCATATCCAAATCAACAGACACTCGAATCGATTCAAGACCCTGCACAAGCATGGAACGCCGTAACGGTGGGAGCTTATACAAATTTAGTCGATATAGACGCCGATCGATACCCGGAGTACAGACCGCTAGCTCCACAAGGTGGACTATCTCCTCACTCTTCGTCTTCCACGGTATGGGACAGTAAGTGGCCATTGAAACCAGACATTGTACTGGAAGGTGGAAATCTAGCCGTTAGCAGCGAGACAGTGACGCAGGATTGCATCAATTTTGATTTGCTCACCACCTACTACAAGCCAAACGAGGGAACGTTCGACACCATAAATGCCACAAGCGCAGCTTGTGCCCAAGCCTCTTGGATGGCAGCTCAAATCCAAAGCCGTTACAGAGAGTATTGGCCTGAAACCATTAGAGCCTTGTTAATCCATAGCTCGGAATGGACAGACACAATGAAACGTCAGTTCCTAACTGACGTGGAGCATCCAAGCAAAGGGCAGATTGCTAGCTTGGTCAGAGTGTGCGGCTGGGGTGTACCTAGCTTAGAAAGAGCCCTATACAGTGCTTCGAACTCCCTAACGCTAGTTTCAGAGTCGACACTCCAACCTTATCAAAGGGACTCCTCGGGATACGCGTACAAAACCAAGGATTGGCACAAGCACAAGCTACCTTGGCCAACTGAGGCGCTGCTAAACTTACCACCCGAAACGAACGTTTCGATGAGGGTAACGTTGTCTTACTTTATTGAACCGGGACCAGGTGAAGTTGGTTGGAAAGATCGATACAAATACCCATCGCATGGGTTGCGATTTGGAATAAAGAAACCGGGAGAGTCGGAATCGAATTTCGAAGCACGAGTAAGTGCAGCGACCGAGCGTGATGATGATGTGGATACGTCTGGTGCTAGTGAATATTGGACATTGGGAAGCGACAATCGAC